The following proteins come from a genomic window of Micromonospora echinofusca:
- a CDS encoding ArsR/SmtB family transcription factor, with protein sequence MLRLRLGPADLCRVRFADRLHPVGTTMLACQALYDAEAARTAPGPAADAATAAGRVRSAASVLRHLLPARGRLPDFLTPLDGLESVAAGLEAIRAAPVRRVRAEVAAAYAQLPATPLRRRFAEADGETMGLFGRALGIWHDAVLAPHWADLTEAHRHHVAGATAQLATHGLDGLLNALHPAIRWEAPTLTVRTWWSASLSGTGHGLLLLPSPLAGPHPRVLVEPGRPVLVVYPAPVPHLIRGTAPDPLGRLLGSTRAAVLRRLAGPGRHTTTALGRAVGISTSSASEHAGALRAAGLVASVRDGGAVLHRLTPLGTELLDAADAPPAAGA encoded by the coding sequence ATGCTTCGTCTCCGCCTGGGGCCAGCGGACCTGTGCCGGGTCCGCTTCGCCGACCGGCTGCACCCGGTCGGCACGACCATGCTTGCCTGTCAGGCGCTGTACGACGCGGAGGCGGCCCGGACAGCGCCGGGCCCCGCCGCGGACGCGGCGACGGCGGCGGGTCGGGTCCGCTCCGCCGCCTCGGTGCTGCGGCACCTGCTGCCCGCGCGGGGGCGCCTGCCGGACTTCCTGACCCCGCTGGACGGCCTGGAGTCGGTCGCCGCCGGTCTGGAGGCGATCCGGGCGGCCCCCGTCCGGCGCGTGCGGGCCGAGGTCGCGGCCGCGTACGCGCAACTGCCCGCGACGCCGCTGCGCAGGCGGTTCGCCGAGGCGGACGGGGAGACGATGGGGCTGTTCGGCCGGGCCCTGGGCATCTGGCACGACGCGGTGCTCGCGCCGCACTGGGCCGACCTGACGGAGGCGCACCGGCACCACGTGGCGGGGGCGACCGCGCAGCTCGCCACGCACGGGCTGGACGGGCTGCTGAACGCGCTGCACCCGGCGATCCGGTGGGAGGCGCCGACGCTGACCGTGCGGACCTGGTGGAGCGCCTCGCTGTCCGGCACCGGCCACGGCCTGCTCCTGCTGCCCTCGCCGCTGGCCGGCCCGCATCCCCGGGTGCTGGTGGAGCCCGGTCGGCCGGTGCTGGTGGTGTACCCCGCGCCGGTGCCACACCTGATCAGGGGCACCGCACCCGATCCGCTGGGCCGCCTGCTGGGGTCCACCCGGGCGGCGGTGCTGCGCCGCCTCGCCGGTCCCGGCCGGCACACCACCACGGCGCTGGGCCGGGCCGTCGGGATCAGTACCTCGTCGGCGTCCGAGCACGCGGGGGCGTTGCGGGCAGCGGGGCTGGTGGCCAGCGTCCGGGACGGCGGCGCGGTGCTGCACCGGTTGACGCCGCTGGGCACCGAACTGCTGGACGCGGCCGACGCCCCACCGGCCGCCGGGGCCTGA
- a CDS encoding alpha/beta hydrolase family esterase: MVAVLTGLVLAVVATACGGDRGQSRSAPAPSPSGAVERPAAGDHRLVLPHDGVERRYLLHAPPGYDPGRPTALVIALHFYPGTGARLRDMVGLDAVADRENFLVAYPDGHNGGFNALICCGTTDDVGFLRDLTAHLVRAWRVDPDRVYLTGISNGGDMSFRAAVETEGLFAAIGVVSGGYSGPRTASETYVPRRPVSVITFIGGQDRYADVFTEGVRTWQRRLRCAPTSGAPPTGAPRVTRTDARCGDGSDVTVYTLPDMGHSWPGAPGGELAAPDAGLGATELVWDFFAAHPRRS; this comes from the coding sequence ATGGTGGCAGTGCTGACGGGGCTGGTTCTCGCCGTCGTCGCCACGGCGTGCGGCGGGGATCGGGGTCAGTCCCGTTCGGCGCCGGCCCCGTCGCCTTCGGGGGCCGTCGAGCGCCCCGCCGCCGGTGACCACCGACTCGTCCTGCCGCACGACGGGGTCGAGCGCCGCTACCTGCTGCACGCCCCGCCCGGCTACGACCCCGGCCGGCCCACGGCGCTGGTGATCGCCCTGCACTTCTATCCGGGCACCGGCGCCCGCCTGCGGGACATGGTGGGGCTGGACGCCGTGGCCGACCGGGAGAACTTCCTGGTCGCGTACCCGGACGGGCACAACGGCGGCTTCAACGCGCTGATCTGCTGCGGGACGACCGACGACGTCGGCTTCCTCAGGGACCTCACCGCCCACCTCGTACGCGCGTGGCGGGTCGATCCGGACCGCGTCTACCTCACCGGGATCTCCAACGGCGGGGACATGAGCTTCCGCGCCGCCGTCGAGACCGAGGGCCTCTTCGCGGCCATCGGGGTGGTCAGCGGCGGCTACAGCGGCCCCCGGACGGCCTCCGAGACCTACGTGCCCCGGCGACCCGTGTCGGTGATCACGTTCATCGGCGGGCAGGACCGCTACGCCGACGTCTTCACCGAGGGCGTACGCACCTGGCAGCGGCGGCTGCGCTGCGCCCCGACGTCCGGCGCGCCGCCGACGGGCGCACCGCGCGTCACCCGCACCGACGCCCGGTGCGGCGACGGCAGCGACGTCACCGTCTACACCCTGCCGGACATGGGGCATTCGTGGCCGGGCGCGCCGGGCGGCGAGCTGGCCGCCCCCGACGCGGGCCTCGGCGCCACCGAACTCGTCTGGGACTTCTTCGCCGCCCACCCGCGCCGGAGCTGA
- a CDS encoding amino-acid N-acetyltransferase, with protein MADGDVAGADDVVVRRARTSDVRGIRRLVDTYTDDRRLLSKATVTLYEDVQEFRVAVRAGDGAVVGCGALHVMWEDLAEIRTVAVDPSCRGRKLGHRIVAELIDGARELGVARIFVLTFETRFFGSFGFTEIDGAPVPQPVYEQLLRSYDEGVAEFLDLERVKPNTLGNTRMLLRL; from the coding sequence ATGGCGGACGGGGACGTGGCGGGGGCCGACGACGTCGTGGTGCGGCGGGCCCGCACCTCGGACGTGCGCGGCATCCGGCGACTCGTCGACACCTACACCGACGACCGGCGGCTGCTCAGCAAGGCGACCGTGACCCTCTACGAGGACGTGCAGGAGTTCCGGGTCGCGGTGCGCGCCGGCGACGGCGCGGTGGTCGGCTGCGGCGCGCTGCACGTGATGTGGGAGGACCTGGCCGAGATCCGGACGGTGGCGGTCGACCCGTCCTGCCGGGGGCGCAAGCTCGGCCACCGGATCGTCGCGGAGCTGATCGACGGCGCCCGCGAGCTGGGGGTGGCGCGGATCTTCGTGCTGACCTTTGAGACCCGCTTCTTCGGCTCGTTCGGCTTCACGGAGATCGACGGCGCGCCCGTGCCGCAGCCGGTCTACGAGCAGCTCCTGCGCTCCTACGACGAGGGCGTCGCCGAGTTCCTCGACCTGGAACGGGTCAAGCCGAACACCCTCGGCAACACCCGCATGCTGCTGCGCCTCTGA
- a CDS encoding DUF501 domain-containing protein: protein MTVVPPQEPAADSVPPPKREPATEADLAAVAAQLGRPPRGTRAVAHRCPCGLPDVVETTPRLADGTPFPTLFYLTCPRATAACSRLESAGLMKEMADRLAADPELAARYRAAHEDYLARRDAIGEVPEIAGISAGGMPGRVKCLHVHLGHALGAGPGVNPFGDETLELVEKWWAAGPCVDVPAAD from the coding sequence GTGACTGTCGTACCACCGCAGGAGCCGGCGGCGGACTCCGTACCCCCGCCGAAGCGCGAGCCGGCCACCGAGGCCGACCTGGCCGCGGTGGCCGCGCAGCTCGGACGCCCGCCCCGGGGCACCCGGGCCGTGGCCCACCGCTGCCCCTGCGGCCTGCCCGACGTGGTGGAGACGACCCCGCGCCTGGCCGACGGCACCCCCTTCCCGACGCTGTTCTACCTGACCTGCCCCCGGGCGACGGCGGCGTGCAGCCGGCTGGAGTCGGCGGGGCTGATGAAGGAGATGGCCGACCGGCTGGCCGCCGACCCGGAGCTGGCCGCGCGCTACCGCGCCGCGCACGAGGACTACCTGGCCCGCCGGGACGCGATCGGCGAGGTGCCGGAGATCGCCGGCATCTCCGCCGGCGGGATGCCCGGCCGGGTGAAGTGCCTGCACGTGCACCTCGGGCACGCGCTCGGGGCCGGACCGGGGGTCAACCCGTTCGGCGACGAGACGCTGGAGCTGGTGGAGAAGTGGTGGGCGGCCGGGCCCTGCGTGGACGTGCCGGCGGCGGACTGA
- a CDS encoding FtsB family cell division protein: MQQRRTPGGQRPARRPGSTGRPGGARGARTPLREGGVRAESRATANRAPGASRGAEGVRSGSRPAAARRTAAGTVKRLSAPRSRGLTGRATVLFAVLIALALAYTYPVRVYLDQQADIERMEASQAAQREAIKELSERAAKWQDPEYIKIQARERFFMGPPGETLLVVLSDPEGAARDAGSSAAPSAPATPASWYDTLWSSVQAANGEQPDK; encoded by the coding sequence ATGCAGCAGCGCCGCACACCGGGCGGTCAGCGCCCCGCCCGCCGGCCGGGTAGCACCGGCCGGCCGGGCGGGGCCCGGGGTGCCCGGACGCCGCTGCGCGAGGGCGGCGTCCGCGCGGAGTCGCGGGCCACGGCCAATCGCGCGCCGGGGGCGTCCCGGGGCGCCGAGGGCGTACGCTCCGGGAGCCGGCCCGCCGCGGCCCGTCGGACGGCCGCCGGCACCGTCAAGCGGCTCTCCGCACCCCGCTCCCGGGGCCTCACCGGGCGGGCCACGGTGCTCTTCGCGGTGCTGATCGCGCTCGCCCTGGCCTACACCTACCCGGTGCGCGTCTACCTGGACCAGCAGGCCGACATCGAACGGATGGAGGCCTCCCAGGCCGCCCAGCGCGAGGCCATCAAGGAGCTCTCCGAGCGCGCGGCCAAGTGGCAGGACCCGGAATACATCAAGATCCAGGCCAGGGAGCGGTTCTTCATGGGCCCGCCGGGCGAGACGCTGCTGGTGGTGCTCTCCGACCCGGAGGGCGCCGCCCGGGACGCCGGTTCGTCCGCCGCCCCGTCGGCGCCCGCCACCCCCGCCTCCTGGTACGACACCCTCTGGTCGAGCGTGCAGGCCGCCAACGGCGAGCAGCCCGACAAGTGA
- the eno gene encoding phosphopyruvate hydratase: MATIEGIVAREILDSRGNPTVEVEVGLDDGTIARAAVPSGASTGAFEAIELRDGDADRYQGKGVEKAVSNIEDKIVDELIGYEASEQRLIDQKMLDVDGTDSKSELGANAILGVSLAVAKAAAGSAELSLFRYLGGPNAHLLPVPMMNILNGGAHADSNVDIQEFMIAPIGAPSFREALRSGAEVYHALKSVLKKKDLSTGLGDEGGFAPNLPTNAAALDLIAEAVEKAGYRLGTDIVFALDVAATEFFDNGTYTFEGAAKTAEEMSNYYTKLAGDYPIVSIEDPLAEDDWTGWQTLTASLGDRVQIVGDDLFVTNPQRIARGIAEKAANAVLVKVNQIGSLTETLDAVDLAHRAGFKCMMSHRSGETEDTTIADLAVATGCGQIKTGAPARSDRVAKYNQLLRIEEELADAARYAGAGAFPRYRSA, encoded by the coding sequence GTGGCAACCATCGAGGGAATCGTCGCGCGGGAGATTCTGGACTCGCGGGGCAACCCGACCGTCGAGGTCGAGGTCGGGCTCGACGACGGCACGATCGCCCGGGCGGCGGTGCCCTCCGGCGCCTCCACGGGCGCCTTCGAGGCGATCGAGCTGCGCGACGGTGACGCCGACCGCTACCAGGGCAAGGGCGTCGAGAAGGCGGTCTCGAACATCGAGGACAAGATCGTCGACGAGCTGATCGGCTACGAGGCCAGCGAGCAGCGGCTGATCGACCAGAAGATGCTCGACGTCGACGGCACCGACAGCAAGTCCGAGCTGGGCGCGAACGCCATCCTCGGCGTCTCCCTGGCGGTGGCCAAGGCGGCGGCCGGCAGCGCCGAGCTGAGCCTCTTCCGCTACCTGGGCGGCCCGAACGCGCACCTGCTGCCGGTGCCGATGATGAACATCCTCAACGGCGGCGCGCACGCGGACTCGAACGTCGACATCCAGGAGTTCATGATCGCGCCGATCGGCGCGCCCAGCTTCCGCGAGGCGCTGCGCTCCGGCGCGGAGGTCTACCACGCGCTGAAGTCCGTGCTGAAGAAGAAGGACCTCTCCACCGGTCTCGGCGACGAGGGCGGCTTCGCGCCCAACCTGCCCACCAACGCCGCCGCCCTGGACCTCATCGCCGAGGCGGTCGAGAAGGCCGGCTACCGGCTCGGCACCGACATCGTCTTCGCGCTCGACGTCGCCGCCACGGAGTTCTTCGACAACGGCACCTACACCTTCGAGGGCGCCGCGAAGACCGCCGAGGAGATGAGCAACTACTACACCAAGCTCGCCGGCGACTACCCCATCGTGTCGATCGAGGACCCGCTGGCCGAGGACGACTGGACCGGCTGGCAGACGCTGACCGCCTCGCTCGGCGACCGCGTCCAGATCGTCGGCGACGATCTCTTCGTCACCAACCCGCAGCGCATCGCCCGCGGCATCGCCGAGAAGGCCGCCAACGCGGTCCTCGTCAAGGTCAACCAGATCGGTTCGCTGACCGAGACCCTGGACGCGGTGGACCTGGCCCACCGGGCCGGCTTCAAGTGCATGATGAGCCACCGCTCCGGCGAGACCGAGGACACCACCATCGCGGACCTGGCGGTGGCCACCGGTTGCGGGCAGATCAAGACCGGCGCGCCGGCCCGTTCGGACCGGGTCGCCAAGTACAACCAGCTCCTGCGGATCGAGGAGGAGCTGGCCGACGCGGCGCGGTACGCCGGGGCGGGCGCCTTCCCGCGCTACCGTTCGGCCTGA